The Bacteroidota bacterium genome includes a region encoding these proteins:
- a CDS encoding T9SS type A sorting domain-containing protein, giving the protein MKKSQTLKLTGYSAMASAFLAISNDGKSQTIYFDIAPNLIMDVGWNETQHLDLDMNLDGITDFQFTEQDYDPCSYCVGWAYDKVSPWGANQISYMVYSWEQYFIGWTSELCAIPNDSGMIIDPALDFTSDPVKLKFFDATLFSSFGDWYGPWAGISGFHYVGVKLSIDGSYHYGWIRLKSYGTFFELDSYAYNINPEEEIVVGEIPTCNPPMPNGESAITSTTAKLKWLSAIDVDHYELQYRAVGAATWITKEVAAIKTFRKVAGLVCGANYEWQIRTVCLDGETSAYSPIQNFTTAVCRIVNENIIDEENIEIYSYSNQLYVNIDEDIIEPLQLLIFDYLGRKILEKEIIDQQNIIELNAADGIYIVKISNGGSVVENKIMLQR; this is encoded by the coding sequence ATGAAAAAATCTCAAACATTAAAACTCACCGGATATTCTGCTATGGCCAGTGCGTTTTTGGCCATATCCAATGATGGTAAATCGCAAACCATATATTTTGATATTGCTCCCAATTTAATAATGGACGTTGGATGGAATGAAACGCAGCACCTTGATTTGGATATGAATCTTGATGGGATTACAGATTTTCAATTTACAGAACAAGATTACGATCCTTGCTCATATTGTGTGGGTTGGGCTTATGATAAAGTTAGTCCTTGGGGAGCGAACCAAATTTCTTATATGGTGTATTCCTGGGAACAATATTTTATTGGTTGGACATCGGAATTATGTGCAATTCCTAACGATTCCGGGATGATTATTGACCCAGCCTTAGATTTCACCTCCGATCCTGTGAAATTAAAATTCTTCGATGCTACGCTTTTTAGTTCCTTCGGAGATTGGTATGGACCATGGGCAGGAATTTCGGGATTTCATTATGTGGGTGTCAAATTGTCTATTGATGGTAGTTACCATTATGGTTGGATAAGACTTAAATCTTATGGCACCTTCTTTGAATTAGATTCTTATGCATATAATATTAACCCGGAGGAAGAAATTGTAGTCGGTGAAATACCAACTTGCAATCCGCCAATGCCCAATGGAGAAAGTGCAATTACTTCAACAACAGCTAAATTAAAATGGCTCTCTGCAATTGACGTAGATCATTATGAATTACAATATAGAGCAGTAGGTGCCGCAACCTGGATAACAAAAGAAGTTGCTGCAATTAAAACTTTTAGAAAAGTAGCAGGCTTAGTTTGTGGCGCAAATTACGAATGGCAAATAAGAACTGTTTGTTTAGATGGGGAAACATCCGCATATTCTCCAATACAAAATTTTACCACAGCAGTTTGTAGAATTGTAAATGAAAATATAATTGACGAGGAAAATATCGAAATATATTCATATTCAAATCAACTTTATGTAAATATTGACGAAGATATAATCGAGCCTTTGCAATTACTTATTTTCGATTACCTGGGAAGAAAAATTTTAGAAAAAGAGATAATAGATCAACAGAACATTATTGAATTAAATGCTGCGGATGGTATTTATATAGTGAAAATATCCAATGGCGGGTCGGTGGTTGAAAATAAAATAATGTTACAAAGGTAA
- the rplU gene encoding 50S ribosomal protein L21 — protein sequence MYAIVNIAGQQFKVEENQEIFVHRQEGLEGDTIEFNEVLLKANDGNITVGSPTVASSSVSATILSHLKGDKVIIFKKKRRKNYRVKNGHRQYFTKIKIEKIS from the coding sequence ATGTACGCAATAGTAAACATAGCAGGCCAGCAGTTCAAGGTTGAAGAAAACCAGGAAATTTTTGTGCATCGTCAGGAAGGACTTGAAGGTGATACAATCGAATTCAACGAAGTACTGTTGAAAGCAAACGACGGAAATATTACTGTAGGTTCGCCAACAGTGGCTTCTTCCAGCGTTTCTGCTACAATTCTATCGCATTTAAAGGGCGACAAAGTGATCATTTTCAAGAAAAAACGCCGTAAGAATTACCGCGTTAAAAATGGCCACCGTCAGTATTTTACCAAAATCAAAATTGAAAAAATCAGTTAA
- the rpmA gene encoding 50S ribosomal protein L27: MAHKKGVGSSKNGRESHSKRLGVKIWGGQAVESGNIIIRQRGTEFHPGQNVGMGRDHTIFALIDGVVTFTKGRKDRSYCHVLPVKEEATA, from the coding sequence ATGGCACATAAGAAAGGGGTCGGTAGTTCTAAAAATGGTCGCGAAAGTCACAGTAAACGTTTAGGCGTTAAGATCTGGGGCGGACAGGCAGTTGAATCAGGGAACATCATAATCCGCCAGAGAGGAACAGAATTTCACCCGGGTCAGAATGTTGGCATGGGAAGAGATCATACCATATTTGCTTTGATCGACGGCGTAGTAACATTCACAAAAGGACGTAAAGACCGTTCTTATTGTCACGTGTTACCCGTAAAAGAAGAAGCTACAGCGTAA
- a CDS encoding ABC transporter permease, translating to MKILLILLRKEFQQIRRNPAIIRIIFIMPAIQLLILPLAADYEVKNVNLSIVDYDHSAYSSLLINKLMASDYFVVTDQATSYNAALKTIEEDRSDIILTIPQNFEKDFVKESKAKLSLSVNAVNGAKGNIGAAYAVNIINEYNNQIREDWMIFPEFNPVPIIDVEYLNLYNDEMSYTLFMVPGILVILLTMVGSFLTAINIVHEKEVGTIEQINVSPIKKYQFILGKLIPFWVMGFVVLTIGLLISRFVYGIIPAGNLGLIYLFSAVYLFAVLGIGLLISTIAESQQQAMFISFFFLMIFILMGGLYTSIDGMPYWAQIITKFNPVTYFIEVMRMIVMKGSTLRDMQSQFAAMGIMAVVFNGWAVINYSKTR from the coding sequence ATGAAAATATTATTGATCTTATTGAGGAAAGAATTTCAGCAGATAAGGCGCAATCCTGCTATTATCAGGATAATATTTATCATGCCGGCAATACAATTATTGATATTGCCCCTTGCTGCGGATTACGAGGTAAAGAATGTTAATTTAAGTATAGTGGATTATGATCACTCCGCTTATTCATCGCTATTAATTAATAAATTAATGGCATCAGATTATTTTGTGGTCACCGATCAGGCAACATCTTATAACGCTGCGTTAAAAACTATAGAGGAAGACAGATCCGATATTATACTCACCATCCCTCAAAATTTTGAAAAGGATTTTGTTAAAGAGAGCAAGGCGAAATTGTCGTTATCGGTAAATGCTGTTAATGGTGCAAAGGGAAATATCGGCGCAGCATATGCTGTTAATATTATCAATGAATATAATAATCAAATCAGAGAAGACTGGATGATATTTCCGGAATTTAATCCGGTGCCGATAATTGATGTGGAATATTTGAATTTGTATAATGATGAAATGAGTTATACCCTATTTATGGTTCCAGGTATTTTGGTTATTCTGTTAACCATGGTAGGAAGTTTTTTAACCGCAATAAATATAGTGCATGAAAAAGAAGTAGGAACCATTGAACAGATAAATGTTTCACCCATTAAAAAATATCAGTTCATTTTAGGAAAACTCATTCCTTTTTGGGTGATGGGATTTGTTGTACTCACCATAGGATTATTGATCTCCCGATTTGTGTATGGAATAATTCCTGCCGGCAATTTAGGATTGATCTATTTATTTTCCGCAGTATATTTATTTGCCGTGCTCGGAATCGGATTATTGATTTCCACTATAGCCGAGTCACAACAACAAGCCATGTTCATTTCCTTTTTCTTTCTGATGATATTTATTCTGATGGGAGGTTTATACACCTCCATCGACGGCATGCCTTACTGGGCACAGATCATCACCAAATTTAATCCCGTAACCTACTTCATAGAAGTAATGCGCATGATAGTAATGAAAGGCAGTACCTTGCGCGACATGCAATCACAATTTGCTGCTATGGGAATTATGGCAGTGGTATTTAATGGATGGGCGGTGATCAATTATAGTAAGACGAGGTAG
- a CDS encoding ABC transporter permease, whose amino-acid sequence MKQFIIFVKKEFYHIFRDRKSLLIIFALPIAQILIFGFALTNEIKNSKIAIWDQAKDEESQKLIDRFSASNYFEITEKISSMKQADRLFKEDAIKMAIVIPAQFKSDLLHSNAAQIQLLADATDPNTATTIIVYANAIIRDYQNEINEEFELPYTITPELRMLYNPQLKGAYIFVPGVMGMILLLISAMMTSIAIVREKELNTMEIILASPLKPFSLIISKAIPYIFISLINVCTILILSVTLLDLPINGDIFLLFGVCFLFITTAISLGLMISNLTNSQQTAMFISMIGLMLPTLILSGFMFPIENMPKPMQWLSNIVPTRWFFTIIKDVMIKGLGIASIWKELSVLAGMTLFFLLVSLKNFKSRLG is encoded by the coding sequence ATGAAACAATTTATCATTTTCGTAAAAAAAGAATTTTATCATATTTTCCGCGACAGAAAATCGCTGCTGATCATATTTGCTTTGCCCATTGCACAAATTCTCATTTTTGGTTTTGCACTTACCAATGAAATAAAAAATTCTAAAATTGCGATATGGGACCAAGCTAAAGATGAAGAATCACAAAAACTTATCGACAGGTTTAGTGCAAGTAATTATTTTGAGATCACAGAAAAAATTTCTTCCATGAAGCAAGCAGATCGTTTGTTTAAGGAAGATGCAATTAAAATGGCCATTGTAATTCCTGCACAATTTAAATCTGATCTTTTACACTCCAATGCTGCACAAATTCAGTTACTCGCTGATGCAACAGATCCCAACACTGCTACCACCATTATCGTATATGCAAATGCCATCATTCGCGACTATCAGAATGAGATCAACGAAGAATTTGAATTGCCTTATACCATAACTCCAGAACTGCGCATGTTGTATAATCCGCAATTAAAAGGAGCATATATTTTTGTCCCGGGAGTAATGGGAATGATTTTACTTCTTATATCTGCCATGATGACATCCATTGCCATAGTGCGTGAAAAGGAATTAAATACCATGGAAATTATTCTAGCCTCACCATTGAAACCGTTTTCATTAATTATAAGTAAGGCAATACCCTATATTTTTATTTCGCTTATTAATGTTTGCACCATTTTAATTTTGAGTGTCACTTTACTCGACCTTCCTATAAATGGTGACATTTTTTTATTATTTGGGGTATGTTTTTTATTTATTACAACTGCCATTTCACTGGGTTTGATGATCTCCAACCTCACAAATTCACAGCAGACTGCGATGTTTATTTCCATGATAGGACTGATGTTGCCGACTTTAATACTCAGTGGTTTTATGTTTCCCATTGAAAATATGCCCAAGCCCATGCAATGGCTTTCGAATATTGTTCCAACCAGATGGTTCTTTACCATAATTAAAGATGTAATGATAAAAGGTTTGGGAATAGCCAGTATTTGGAAAGAATTAAGTGTACTGGCAGGAATGACCTTGTTTTTTTTATTGGTAAGTCTTAAAAATTTTAAATCCCGATTAGGATGA
- a CDS encoding ABC transporter ATP-binding protein, which yields MENVIITENLTKKFGDFIAVDNVSFEVKKGEIFGFLGANGAGKTTAMKMLIGIWKPSSGNAKVAGFDIYTETEKIKKNIGYMSQKFSLYEDIPVIENIRFFGGIYGLTKNEVKEKSRSLLAELDMLAEEKTLVKALPLGWKQKLAFSIAIIHDPKIVFLDEPTGGVDPITRRKFWELIYKASENGVTVFVTTHYMDEAEYCDRISIMVDGKIGALDTPSALKEKYNAGSIDEIFTQLARGAKRAAD from the coding sequence ATGGAAAACGTAATAATTACTGAGAACCTCACAAAAAAATTCGGCGATTTTATCGCAGTGGATAACGTGAGTTTCGAGGTAAAAAAAGGAGAGATATTCGGATTTTTAGGCGCTAATGGTGCAGGAAAGACCACAGCAATGAAAATGCTCATCGGAATCTGGAAACCCAGTTCCGGAAATGCAAAAGTAGCTGGTTTTGATATTTATACGGAAACGGAAAAGATCAAAAAGAATATCGGGTATATGAGTCAGAAGTTTTCTTTGTACGAAGATATTCCGGTGATAGAAAATATTCGTTTTTTCGGTGGCATTTACGGATTAACTAAAAACGAAGTAAAAGAAAAAAGCAGATCCTTATTAGCGGAATTGGATATGTTGGCAGAAGAAAAAACCTTAGTAAAAGCATTGCCTTTAGGTTGGAAACAAAAACTTGCATTCTCCATTGCTATTATTCATGATCCAAAAATTGTTTTTTTAGATGAACCTACCGGTGGAGTGGATCCTATTACTAGAAGAAAATTTTGGGAATTGATTTACAAAGCATCAGAAAACGGGGTTACCGTTTTTGTCACCACACATTATATGGATGAAGCGGAATATTGCGACAGAATATCCATTATGGTGGATGGAAAAATTGGTGCATTGGATACACCTTCCGCACTTAAAGAAAAATACAATGCAGGATCCATAGACGAAATATTCACACAATTGGCGAGGGGAGCAAAACGCGCAGCAGACTGA
- a CDS encoding ABC transporter ATP-binding protein, which translates to MYSIIAENIHKTFDKGAITALDTISFSVKKGELFGMIGPDGAGKTSLFRILTTLWLADSGNASVENFDVVKQYKEIRKIIGYMPGKFSLYQDLTVKENLEFFASLFNTSIKENYELIKDIYIHLEPFKDRRAGKLSGGMKQKLALCCALIHKPEVLFLDEPTTGVDPVSRKEFWEMLKRLQKLNITILVSTPYMDEANLCDRIALIQSGKIMKIDTPKNIISSYQNILFAVKGENMLQLIKDMRNMPVVKSCFAFGDYLHVTLKDQNIHAANFESEMPNLPYKITVKEIKPDIEDCFMALM; encoded by the coding sequence ATGTATTCCATTATTGCAGAAAATATTCATAAAACCTTTGATAAAGGAGCAATTACTGCTTTGGATACTATTTCGTTCTCAGTAAAAAAAGGGGAATTATTTGGGATGATAGGTCCCGATGGTGCTGGCAAAACATCACTCTTCCGAATCCTCACCACTCTTTGGTTGGCAGATAGTGGTAATGCTTCTGTTGAAAATTTTGACGTTGTAAAACAATATAAAGAGATCCGAAAAATAATAGGTTATATGCCGGGAAAATTTTCATTATACCAGGATCTTACGGTTAAAGAAAATCTCGAATTTTTTGCTTCTTTATTTAATACTTCCATAAAAGAGAATTACGAGCTTATAAAAGATATTTATATACATCTGGAACCATTTAAAGATCGCAGGGCAGGTAAACTTTCAGGTGGCATGAAACAAAAACTCGCCTTGTGTTGCGCACTTATTCATAAGCCGGAAGTATTGTTTTTAGATGAACCTACAACCGGTGTTGATCCGGTATCAAGAAAGGAGTTTTGGGAAATGCTCAAACGATTACAAAAATTAAATATCACAATTCTGGTTTCAACTCCTTATATGGATGAAGCAAATTTATGTGACAGAATTGCGTTGATTCAATCCGGAAAAATAATGAAAATTGATACTCCGAAAAATATTATCAGCAGTTACCAAAACATATTATTTGCGGTGAAAGGAGAAAATATGTTGCAATTAATAAAGGACATGCGAAATATGCCGGTCGTAAAAAGTTGTTTTGCCTTTGGCGATTATTTACATGTCACGTTAAAAGATCAAAACATCCACGCAGCAAATTTTGAAAGTGAAATGCCAAATTTACCTTATAAAATAACTGTTAAAGAAATAAAACCTGATATTGAAGATTGTTTTATGGCATTAATGTGA